GGCCGGCGGGCGGGCTCCACCGGGCCGGCCGCCGTCCGTCCGCCGCCGGGAAAATTCCGCAGACCCCTTGCCCTCGGGCCCGGTGGCCTGAATTACTTGCCCCAGCAGTGGCGACCGAATGATCGGTCGTCCGGAATGTACGGCTGGGCAGGGAGAACGTTCCGATGACGGATGCGGCGGATCCGCTCGACGCGGGCGAACGGCTCGGGGCCGAGGAGCTGCGGGCGCTCCAGCTGGAGCGGCTGCGGGCCTCGCTGCGGCACGCGTACGAGCACGTGCCGTTCTACCGGGAGTCCTTCGACAAGGCGGGCGTCCGCCCGGAGGACTGCCGTACGCTCGCCGACCTGGCCCGCTTCCCCTTCACGACGAAGGCCGACCTCCGGGCGAACTACCCGTACGGCATGTTCGCCGTCCCCCGGGAGCGTATCCGCCGGCTGCACGCCTCCAGCGGCACCACGGGACAGCCCACGCTGGTCGGCTACACCGACCATGACCTCTCCGTGTGGGCCGACCTGGTGGCGCGGTCCCTGCGGGCGGCCGGCGGCCGGCCCGGCGATGTCGTCCATGTGGCCTACGGCTACGGGCTGTTCACCGGTGGCCTTGGTGCCCACTATGGTGCCGAGCGCCTGGGCTGTACGGTCGTCCCCGCCTCCGGCGGTATGACGGCCCGTCAGGTCCGGCTGATCCTGGACCTGGAACCGTCCGTCATCATGGTGACCCCCTCCTACATGCTCACGCTGCTGGACGAGTTCGAGCGGCAGGGCGTGGACCCGCGCGGCACCTCGCTGCGGGTGGGTGTGTTCGGGGCCGAGCCGTGGACCGAGCCGATGCGGCGGGAGATCGAGGAGCGGTTCGCGATCGACGCCGTCGACATCTACGGGCTGTCCGAGGTGATCGGCCCCGGCGTCGCCCAGGAGTGTGCGCAGACCAAGGACGGGCTCCATGTGTGGGAGGACCACTTCTACCCGGAGATCGTGGACCCGGTCACGGGCGAGGTGCTGCCGGAGGGCGAGCGCGGCGAGCTGGTGT
This sequence is a window from Streptomyces rubradiris. Protein-coding genes within it:
- the paaK gene encoding phenylacetate--CoA ligase PaaK is translated as MTDAADPLDAGERLGAEELRALQLERLRASLRHAYEHVPFYRESFDKAGVRPEDCRTLADLARFPFTTKADLRANYPYGMFAVPRERIRRLHASSGTTGQPTLVGYTDHDLSVWADLVARSLRAAGGRPGDVVHVAYGYGLFTGGLGAHYGAERLGCTVVPASGGMTARQVRLILDLEPSVIMVTPSYMLTLLDEFERQGVDPRGTSLRVGVFGAEPWTEPMRREIEERFAIDAVDIYGLSEVIGPGVAQECAQTKDGLHVWEDHFYPEIVDPVTGEVLPEGERGELVFTSLTKEAMPVVRYRTRDLTRLLPGTARVFRRMEKITGRSDDMVILRGVNLFPTQIEEIVLRTPGVAPHFQLRLTREGRLDALTVRVEARPDAPPQVREAAARSIVAAVKDGIGVSVRAEIVEPESLERSVGKIRRIVDLRSGGDG